One genomic region from Anabaena sp. PCC 7108 encodes:
- a CDS encoding DUF3536 domain-containing protein: MTSAAEQPVSSGSTLTLHQNSQQIADIDPLKKSQGVYVTVHGHFYQPPRENPYLDAIERQPSATPFHDWNERIYWECYRPNAFARVLNDRNELVGIVNNYEYMSFNIGPTLMSWLERYDRSVYQRILEADVKSSQRLHGHGNAIAQVYNHIIMPLANERDKHTQIRWGKEDFKSRFGRDPEGIWLAETAVDYATLEALVAEGIRFIVLAPSQAQRCRPLANENDPQHEWCEVGGSQIDPTRPYRCYLKPSLSIASSLLSTTKATTSEPIEGLPYIDIFFYDGPISRDMGFSDVVYNSHHFAGRVGAAVRGDHRQSQLISVATDGETFGHHKKGTEKTLAYAFIGEFPRHGWTVTNFAHYLSLNPPTWEVELKSITAWSCAHGVDRWQDDCGCGGEGGVWHQKWRRPLRDALNWLRDQLIKVFEEYGGQLFHDPWLARDEYIEVLRDRSPANISRFLSRHQTRKLQAAEQVDALRLLEMQRHALLMFTSCGWFFEEISRPEGTQILRYAARALELAGDVAGVQLEKGFLKRLGLAPSNVEHFKHGGEIYRQLVLTAQIGFKQVAAHYAINSLFNNHKNISSPQDPDQHPHTHQKRIYCYAANELDYQMQRMGSLTMAVGHLKLVSEITWESENLVFAVLHLGGWDFHCCIQQFTGRRDYGQLKDQLLASLKQASAAHAILVMTQLFGDEAFSLQNLFAEERHRIMRLLSQETLTRLDQLYTQAYRENYGVIMAFHRDELAVPQELQVAAEIALGYRCMMTLRSLEQDIGEAQLSWNHIGELEAIATEAKHLRCHLNNPEGKQIIEQLIVRSLWQVLHDTNSAFETDIQRLEKLIDVGYQLNLGISLEQSQELYFSCLHSQIIPMCLSNFNNQSETNHCRQLLKLGQKLAVDVSIVEKKLA, encoded by the coding sequence ATGACTTCCGCTGCTGAACAGCCAGTTAGCTCTGGCTCAACATTAACATTACATCAAAATTCCCAACAAATTGCTGATATTGATCCCCTTAAAAAATCTCAGGGTGTATATGTAACAGTTCATGGTCATTTTTACCAGCCACCACGAGAAAACCCTTATTTAGATGCGATTGAACGCCAGCCGAGTGCTACTCCTTTCCATGATTGGAACGAACGCATTTATTGGGAATGCTATCGCCCCAACGCCTTTGCTAGAGTGCTAAATGACCGCAACGAGTTGGTGGGGATCGTCAATAATTATGAGTACATGAGCTTTAATATTGGTCCAACGCTGATGTCGTGGTTAGAACGCTACGATAGGTCAGTTTATCAGCGGATTTTGGAGGCTGATGTTAAAAGTAGTCAACGTCTGCATGGTCACGGCAATGCGATCGCGCAAGTATATAATCACATCATCATGCCTTTGGCGAATGAACGGGATAAACATACCCAAATTCGCTGGGGTAAAGAAGACTTCAAATCCAGATTTGGTCGTGATCCCGAAGGTATATGGTTGGCGGAAACGGCTGTAGATTATGCCACCTTAGAAGCTTTAGTTGCCGAAGGAATTCGCTTTATTGTCTTAGCACCATCCCAAGCACAACGTTGTCGTCCTCTGGCTAATGAAAATGATCCCCAGCATGAATGGTGTGAAGTCGGTGGTAGTCAGATTGATCCCACCCGTCCCTATCGTTGTTATTTAAAGCCTAGTCTCAGCATTGCATCTTCTTTGTTGAGTACAACTAAAGCAACTACCTCAGAACCTATAGAAGGCTTACCGTACATTGATATCTTCTTCTACGATGGACCGATTTCACGGGATATGGGTTTTAGTGATGTGGTTTATAATTCTCATCACTTCGCCGGTAGGGTTGGTGCAGCAGTGCGCGGGGATCATCGTCAATCCCAATTAATTTCTGTAGCCACAGATGGGGAAACCTTTGGACATCATAAAAAGGGAACTGAGAAAACTTTAGCCTATGCTTTTATTGGCGAGTTTCCCCGTCATGGTTGGACGGTAACAAACTTTGCTCATTATCTGAGTTTAAATCCTCCGACTTGGGAAGTGGAATTAAAGTCAATCACCGCCTGGAGTTGCGCCCACGGTGTCGATAGATGGCAGGATGATTGTGGTTGCGGTGGAGAAGGTGGTGTATGGCATCAAAAATGGCGACGGCCGTTACGAGATGCCTTAAATTGGCTACGAGATCAGTTGATTAAGGTGTTTGAAGAATATGGTGGGCAATTATTTCATGATCCCTGGTTAGCGAGGGATGAATATATTGAAGTGCTGCGCGATCGCTCTCCTGCCAATATTAGCCGTTTTCTTTCTCGTCATCAAACCCGAAAACTACAAGCAGCAGAACAAGTAGATGCTTTGCGTTTATTGGAAATGCAGCGTCATGCTTTGTTGATGTTCACTAGTTGCGGTTGGTTTTTTGAAGAAATTTCTCGCCCGGAAGGAACACAGATTCTCCGTTATGCTGCCCGTGCTTTAGAATTAGCCGGAGATGTGGCAGGTGTACAGTTGGAAAAAGGCTTCCTCAAACGTTTGGGTTTAGCCCCCAGCAACGTGGAACACTTTAAACATGGTGGAGAAATTTATCGTCAATTGGTGCTAACAGCCCAAATCGGGTTTAAGCAAGTTGCTGCCCATTACGCAATTAATTCCCTATTTAACAATCACAAAAATATATCTTCTCCACAAGATCCAGATCAACATCCTCATACTCACCAAAAGCGTATTTATTGTTATGCCGCTAATGAATTAGATTACCAAATGCAACGCATGGGATCTTTGACTATGGCGGTAGGACATTTGAAATTAGTCTCGGAAATTACTTGGGAAAGTGAAAATTTAGTGTTTGCTGTTCTCCATTTGGGAGGCTGGGATTTTCATTGCTGTATTCAACAATTTACCGGCAGACGTGACTACGGCCAATTGAAAGATCAGCTATTAGCATCATTAAAACAAGCCAGCGCCGCACACGCTATCTTGGTAATGACGCAGCTATTTGGGGATGAAGCCTTTAGTTTGCAAAATTTATTTGCCGAAGAACGACACAGAATTATGCGGCTATTAAGCCAGGAAACACTGACAAGATTAGACCAGCTATATACCCAAGCATACCGGGAAAATTACGGTGTGATTATGGCCTTTCACCGAGATGAGTTAGCAGTTCCCCAAGAATTGCAAGTTGCAGCGGAGATTGCTTTAGGTTATCGCTGTATGATGACATTAAGGTCTTTAGAACAAGACATCGGCGAAGCACAATTAAGCTGGAATCATATTGGCGAATTAGAAGCAATTGCGACTGAAGCTAAACATCTGCGTTGTCACTTGAATAATCCTGAAGGTAAGCAAATAATAGAACAGTTAATTGTGCGATCGCTGTGGCAAGTCTTACATGATACTAATAGTGCATTTGAAACAGATATCCAACGCCTAGAAAAGCTGATAGATGTAGGGTATCAGCTAAATCTTGGTATTTCCTTAGAACAATCCCAAGAACTCTACTTTAGCTGTTTGCATAGTCAAATAATTCCCATGTGTCTCAGCAACTTTAATAATCAATCTGAAACAAATCACTGTCGCCAACTACTAAAATTAGGACAAAAATTAGCCGTTGATGTCAGCATAGTTGAGAAAAAATTGGCTTAA
- a CDS encoding RsmB/NOP family class I SAM-dependent RNA methyltransferase, which translates to MEKPSNLLLKVARRLFKDSEAQAKFIDALVNPQPFLPCILWCQDQPEISPFSVETPLSWQPKFVDRLHLGEKPGQHPLHQQGYFYCLDFSSVFSASILLSINQSVPLVFDMCAAPGGKSVFAWQALKPNLLISNEVIGKRLGMLISNLKRCQIQSSGVVNRDSSIFAEMFPQSSNLVIVDAPCTGQSLLAKGEKAPGCFHPTSINKSANRQKRIIANSAQLVAPQGYLAYMTCTYSPEENEQVCEWFLERFPHFQAVEVSHLSAYQSDLIDIPCYRMFPQYGLGAGAFTVLFKNISEGEGKKIDLDTILPMCKYVGLAEKVL; encoded by the coding sequence ATGGAAAAGCCTTCAAATTTATTACTTAAAGTTGCACGTCGTTTATTTAAAGATTCAGAAGCACAAGCAAAGTTTATTGATGCTTTAGTTAATCCTCAACCTTTTTTACCTTGTATTCTTTGGTGTCAAGATCAGCCGGAAATCTCTCCTTTTTCGGTAGAAACACCTCTGAGTTGGCAACCAAAATTTGTAGACAGGTTGCATTTGGGAGAAAAACCAGGTCAACATCCCTTACATCAACAAGGATATTTTTATTGTTTGGATTTTTCTTCTGTGTTTTCTGCTTCTATTTTGTTATCTATTAATCAATCAGTACCTTTGGTGTTTGATATGTGTGCTGCACCAGGGGGTAAAAGTGTTTTTGCTTGGCAAGCATTAAAACCTAATTTGCTGATTAGTAATGAGGTGATTGGTAAGCGGTTAGGAATGCTAATTTCTAATTTGAAGCGTTGTCAGATTCAATCTAGTGGGGTGGTCAACCGAGATTCTAGTATTTTTGCAGAAATGTTTCCACAATCAAGTAATTTAGTCATAGTTGATGCTCCTTGTACGGGGCAATCTTTATTAGCTAAAGGTGAAAAAGCACCTGGATGTTTTCATCCAACTTCAATTAATAAAAGTGCAAATCGTCAAAAACGTATTATTGCTAATTCAGCACAACTTGTAGCTCCTCAAGGTTATTTAGCTTATATGACTTGTACTTATTCACCAGAAGAAAATGAGCAAGTATGTGAATGGTTTTTAGAAAGATTTCCTCATTTTCAAGCTGTAGAAGTTAGTCATTTATCTGCATATCAATCAGATTTAATTGACATTCCTTGTTATCGGATGTTTCCTCAATATGGTTTAGGGGCTGGTGCGTTTACGGTGCTGTTTAAAAATATAAGTGAGGGTGAAGGGAAGAAGATTGATTTAGATACTATACTACCTATGTGTAAATATGTAGGACTTGCTGAGAAAGTCTTGTAG
- a CDS encoding DUF2157 domain-containing protein: MILDNFQRKLRQEAELWRDEGLISSSQHQQLAERYQFNKIEANARESSGFMAIAVGGLLLSLGVIIFVATNWQTWSREVKFILLMSLFLSTAITGFFTWRQPALALAEGKKPQRSKRLLGEALLILSALILGATLMLMAQIFNISGSASELFLAWGFGVLVMAYSLSLNSLGILSIILVQIGYWIGLGEFLSSPNELTWARLAVRHMPLLSWLLFVPLAYVCRSRWIFGLAVVAFTLSLQYNLNPLPLLTFSDVVPWVASFALALPPALLWSYDDLLFPIINYRLFQPLARNLGLICFGVVFYLLSFRWQWQSPIDGNSFLNGFQSLPIIDLGILSGLAVLQWLFLLRHRNSPPRREVFFTFAVISTFLGFIVIVPVWHQAIGRITELGIFIFNVLLAILAWGLVQEGLKLGKRRSFWCGMLLFILQIISRVLEYDTDVLFRSLVFISCGYSLIAAGQWFERRLSPASNSGTKKQ; encoded by the coding sequence ATGATCTTAGATAATTTTCAGCGAAAACTACGCCAAGAAGCAGAACTTTGGCGAGATGAAGGACTTATTAGTTCTTCCCAACACCAGCAACTAGCAGAACGCTATCAATTTAACAAGATAGAAGCAAATGCACGAGAAAGTTCTGGGTTCATGGCCATTGCTGTAGGTGGCTTACTTTTATCCTTAGGTGTAATCATCTTTGTAGCCACAAATTGGCAAACATGGTCACGAGAAGTCAAGTTTATCTTGTTAATGAGTTTGTTTTTGTCAACTGCTATCACTGGTTTTTTCACATGGAGACAACCTGCACTTGCTTTAGCTGAAGGTAAAAAGCCACAACGCAGCAAACGCTTGCTAGGAGAAGCTTTACTAATTCTCAGCGCCCTGATTTTAGGGGCAACTTTAATGCTGATGGCGCAAATATTCAATATTAGCGGTTCAGCTTCTGAGTTGTTTTTGGCTTGGGGGTTTGGCGTTTTAGTCATGGCCTATAGTCTATCCCTGAATTCTTTGGGAATTTTATCCATTATCCTGGTGCAAATCGGCTATTGGATAGGATTGGGAGAGTTTTTATCTTCTCCAAATGAGTTGACTTGGGCGCGGTTAGCAGTGCGGCATATGCCTCTGTTATCATGGCTGCTATTTGTTCCCTTAGCATATGTTTGCCGTTCACGGTGGATTTTTGGACTAGCAGTAGTAGCCTTTACTCTCTCGTTGCAATATAACCTCAACCCACTACCCCTGTTAACTTTTTCTGATGTAGTTCCTTGGGTGGCATCTTTTGCTTTAGCGCTCCCACCTGCATTACTATGGAGTTATGATGATTTGCTATTCCCAATCATCAATTACAGATTATTTCAACCCCTAGCCCGTAATTTAGGGTTGATATGTTTTGGGGTAGTCTTTTATCTGTTGTCTTTCCGTTGGCAGTGGCAATCACCAATTGATGGTAATTCTTTCTTGAATGGATTCCAATCTTTGCCTATTATTGACTTGGGGATTCTCAGCGGTTTGGCAGTATTGCAATGGTTATTTCTGTTGCGTCATCGAAATAGCCCACCCCGGAGAGAAGTATTTTTTACTTTCGCTGTCATTAGTACCTTTTTGGGTTTCATTGTCATAGTTCCTGTTTGGCATCAAGCGATTGGCCGGATTACTGAACTGGGCATTTTTATCTTTAATGTCCTGTTGGCAATATTAGCTTGGGGGCTAGTTCAAGAAGGATTAAAGTTAGGTAAAAGACGCTCTTTTTGGTGTGGGATGTTATTGTTTATCTTGCAAATTATCAGCCGAGTCTTAGAGTACGACACAGATGTACTTTTCAGATCACTTGTCTTTATTTCCTGTGGCTATTCTCTCATAGCTGCTGGCCAGTGGTTTGAACGTCGCTTATCTCCTGCTTCTAATTCTGGTACTAAGAAGCAATAG
- a CDS encoding GDYXXLXY domain-containing protein — translation MKSNSPEPNKTLTPEMEFSEKLTFRDYLIATEQKANKPLPIWRLVAPLMVQIGLILAVPTQAMYTDMTGKPVILQTLPVNTNNVLQGSSLTLDYNISRSETLRRLPGWTDWVRKNSVRNRQIAPGSTLYLVLQEQLSYDRGVPRAWRPIRVSSSLPMYLPNNQVALKGNYQDGLINYGLENNYIQDEQRQQINNDILQIQENQYGERPAILVQVKVDPQGNAVPTSMWIGDPASDRNYRSYRF, via the coding sequence ATGAAAAGTAACTCACCTGAACCAAATAAAACCTTAACTCCAGAGATGGAATTTTCCGAAAAATTGACTTTTCGGGATTATCTAATTGCTACTGAACAGAAAGCCAATAAACCTCTCCCTATTTGGCGGTTAGTAGCGCCGTTAATGGTACAAATTGGCTTAATTTTGGCTGTTCCTACCCAAGCAATGTACACAGACATGACTGGGAAGCCAGTAATTTTGCAAACTTTACCTGTTAATACTAATAATGTGCTACAGGGATCTTCTTTGACACTCGATTATAATATTTCCCGGAGCGAAACTCTCAGAAGACTACCGGGCTGGACAGATTGGGTTAGGAAAAATTCCGTGAGAAACAGACAAATAGCGCCAGGGAGTACCTTATACTTGGTTTTGCAAGAACAACTATCTTATGATCGTGGTGTTCCCAGGGCTTGGAGACCGATACGAGTGAGTAGTAGTCTGCCTATGTACCTGCCCAATAATCAGGTAGCTTTAAAGGGTAATTATCAAGATGGGTTGATTAATTACGGCTTGGAAAACAATTACATCCAAGATGAACAACGGCAGCAAATTAATAATGATATCTTGCAAATACAGGAAAACCAATACGGAGAAAGACCAGCAATACTGGTACAAGTAAAAGTAGATCCTCAAGGTAATGCTGTACCGACGAGTATGTGGATTGGTGATCCTGCAAGCGATCGCAATTACCGCAGTTATCGCTTTTAA
- a CDS encoding Uma2 family endonuclease, translating into MVSIVTKPSNIPPETTLAEQRVVFHNISWSAYEQILAALGESRSSRLIYDQGTLEITMPLEEHETATRLIELFIRILVVEIGLKIKTMGSTTLNRPDLERSAEPDNCYYIQNQSKVAGKKVDLNEDPPPDLIVEVDITHTDINKLDLYASMGVPEFWRYNGQIVKIYQLQNYQYIEVENSPTFSWTIKEYLYQFLKDCQIDEVKAEKSFRAWVQQQVQCQNQDVQD; encoded by the coding sequence ATGGTTAGTATAGTCACTAAACCAAGCAATATTCCCCCAGAAACTACCCTAGCTGAACAGCGAGTAGTTTTTCATAATATCAGTTGGTCAGCTTACGAGCAAATTTTAGCAGCATTAGGTGAAAGTCGTTCATCTCGACTGATTTATGACCAAGGTACTTTAGAAATTACGATGCCTTTAGAAGAACATGAAACTGCTACCAGATTGATAGAACTATTTATCCGCATTTTGGTAGTGGAAATTGGTTTAAAAATTAAAACAATGGGTTCAACTACTTTAAATCGTCCTGATTTAGAAAGAAGTGCTGAACCTGATAACTGTTATTATATCCAAAATCAATCTAAAGTCGCTGGTAAAAAGGTTGACTTAAACGAAGATCCGCCACCAGATTTGATTGTAGAAGTTGATATTACCCATACTGACATCAATAAACTTGATTTGTATGCCAGCATGGGTGTACCGGAATTTTGGCGTTATAATGGTCAAATTGTGAAAATTTATCAACTTCAAAATTATCAATATATTGAAGTAGAAAATAGTCCTACATTTTCTTGGACAATCAAAGAATATCTTTATCAATTTCTAAAGGATTGCCAAATAGATGAAGTGAAAGCTGAGAAATCTTTCCGTGCTTGGGTACAACAGCAAGTTCAATGTCAGAATCAGGATGTCCAAGATTAA
- the sppA gene encoding signal peptide peptidase SppA, with amino-acid sequence MNNFLKQTFASLIGSLLGLTIFSGIGTLGLLFLVIVAATSKDAGPQVKDKSMLVFDLSMKITDSEPSSSKFLQKTLTGTNEDSITLRKVVETLEKAQRDPRIVGVYIDATKSSPTGGLGYASLKEIRQALDKFQASGKKIVAYGSDWNEKEYYLSSVANNIVLNPVGLMEINGLSSQPMFLAGALEKYGVGVQVVRVGKFKGAVEPFILDKLSPENRQQTQKLLDDIWGEWRTSVGKSRKIKPEKLQAIADNQAILEATSAKASGLVDQVAYIDEVVNDLKKLTTNDKDAKSFRQINISDYAEVRDQSIGTERNSDNKIAIVYAEGEIVDGSGEDGQIGGDRFAKIFNKIRQDQNVKSVVLRINSPGGSASAAEVIQREIKLTRQVKPVIVSMGDVAASGGYWIASDSNRIFAEPNTITGSIGVFGVLFNGQKLGNNNGITWDTVKTAQYADNQTVSRPKSPQELALYQRSVNRIYNMFLNKVAQGRKLPQQKVAEIAQGRVWSGTAAKQIGLIDEIGGLNAAIEYAAKQAKLGNDWELKEYPRVTTFEERFFGRKLEEAQAKLGIEKTQIKPINPLLAEFEKFQQEISILNKMNDPQGIYARLPFNLKID; translated from the coding sequence ATGAATAATTTCCTCAAACAAACTTTTGCAAGCTTAATTGGTAGTTTACTGGGACTGACTATTTTTTCTGGTATCGGTACTCTAGGCTTATTGTTCCTAGTTATCGTGGCCGCCACTTCCAAAGATGCTGGGCCACAAGTCAAAGATAAATCCATGCTAGTTTTTGACTTATCGATGAAAATCACAGATAGCGAACCTAGTTCCAGTAAATTTTTGCAAAAAACCCTAACAGGTACAAATGAAGATAGCATTACACTCCGCAAAGTTGTAGAAACTCTAGAAAAAGCCCAACGTGATCCCCGCATTGTCGGTGTTTATATAGATGCTACCAAGTCATCCCCAACAGGTGGACTTGGGTACGCTTCCCTCAAAGAAATCCGTCAAGCATTAGATAAATTTCAGGCTTCTGGTAAAAAAATTGTCGCCTATGGCTCAGACTGGAATGAAAAAGAATATTATCTGAGTTCGGTAGCTAATAATATCGTCCTCAATCCCGTAGGATTAATGGAAATCAACGGTTTGAGTTCACAACCAATGTTCTTAGCAGGAGCATTAGAGAAATACGGCGTTGGTGTTCAGGTGGTGCGAGTAGGTAAATTCAAGGGCGCAGTAGAACCGTTTATATTAGACAAACTGAGTCCCGAAAATCGGCAACAAACCCAGAAATTGTTAGATGATATTTGGGGAGAATGGCGGACATCTGTAGGCAAAAGCCGGAAAATTAAACCAGAGAAATTGCAAGCGATCGCAGATAATCAAGCTATCCTAGAAGCCACATCCGCTAAAGCCAGTGGTTTGGTAGATCAGGTAGCTTACATAGATGAAGTAGTAAATGACTTGAAAAAGCTAACTACCAACGATAAAGATGCTAAAAGTTTCCGGCAAATTAATATTAGTGATTACGCCGAAGTTAGGGATCAATCAATAGGTACAGAACGTAACTCAGACAATAAAATTGCCATTGTCTATGCAGAAGGCGAAATCGTCGATGGTAGCGGCGAAGATGGGCAAATAGGAGGTGATCGCTTCGCCAAAATCTTCAACAAAATTCGTCAAGATCAAAATGTAAAATCTGTGGTTTTACGAATTAACAGCCCTGGTGGTAGCGCCTCCGCAGCCGAAGTCATCCAGCGAGAAATCAAACTAACTCGCCAAGTCAAACCAGTCATCGTCTCCATGGGTGATGTTGCCGCCTCTGGAGGTTATTGGATAGCCAGCGACTCAAACCGTATTTTTGCTGAACCAAACACCATCACAGGCTCTATAGGCGTGTTTGGCGTGCTGTTCAATGGTCAAAAGTTAGGAAATAACAACGGTATTACTTGGGATACAGTAAAAACAGCCCAGTATGCCGATAATCAAACCGTTTCTCGTCCCAAATCCCCCCAAGAATTAGCGCTTTACCAACGCAGCGTTAACCGTATTTACAATATGTTTTTAAATAAAGTTGCTCAAGGTCGAAAACTACCCCAACAAAAGGTAGCAGAAATTGCCCAAGGACGAGTTTGGTCAGGTACAGCAGCTAAACAAATCGGTTTGATTGATGAAATTGGGGGTTTAAATGCAGCAATTGAATATGCAGCCAAACAAGCAAAATTAGGCAATGATTGGGAATTGAAAGAGTATCCACGAGTGACTACTTTTGAAGAACGCTTCTTTGGGCGAAAACTAGAAGAAGCACAAGCAAAATTAGGTATAGAGAAAACTCAAATTAAACCTATTAATCCCCTGCTCGCGGAATTTGAGAAATTCCAACAGGAAATTTCAATTTTGAATAAAATGAACGACCCTCAAGGAATTTATGCCCGTTTACCCTTTAATTTAAAGATTGACTAA
- the fni gene encoding type 2 isopentenyl-diphosphate Delta-isomerase, producing the protein MNLPTNNPAETQSRKADHIRICLEEDVQCQQVTTGLERYRFTHCCLPECDRTDIDISTNFFGKSLNAPLLISSMTGGTKRAGIINHRLAEIAQQYKLAMGVGSQRVAVEKPQVADTFAIRKYAPDVLLFANLGAVQLNYQYGVDECLRIIDILEADALILHINPLQEFIQPRGDTNFRGLFDKISNLCSKLPVPVIAKEVGNGISAVMAEKLISVGVQAIDVAGAGGTSWALVESERAETPLQRRLGKTFADWGLPTAECITSIRAQFPHIPLIASGGLRHGLDVAKAIALGADIAGLAMPFLQAADVSETALQELAEVLIAEITTVLFCTGNRTLYHLQQSNSLHSIQ; encoded by the coding sequence GTGAACCTTCCTACCAACAACCCAGCAGAAACCCAAAGTCGTAAAGCAGATCACATCCGCATCTGTCTAGAGGAAGATGTACAATGTCAACAAGTCACCACTGGTCTAGAACGCTATCGCTTTACCCATTGCTGCTTACCGGAATGCGATCGCACAGACATTGATATCAGCACCAATTTTTTCGGAAAAAGCCTGAATGCACCGTTGTTAATCTCCTCTATGACTGGGGGAACAAAACGAGCCGGAATCATTAACCATCGTTTGGCAGAAATCGCCCAACAATATAAACTAGCAATGGGTGTAGGTTCCCAGCGTGTAGCGGTGGAAAAACCCCAAGTTGCTGACACCTTCGCTATTCGCAAATATGCTCCCGATGTGCTGTTATTTGCCAACTTGGGCGCAGTCCAACTTAATTATCAGTATGGTGTTGATGAATGTCTGCGAATTATTGATATTTTAGAAGCAGATGCTTTGATCTTACACATCAACCCTTTGCAAGAATTCATTCAACCCAGAGGTGATACAAATTTCCGGGGCTTATTTGACAAAATCTCTAACTTATGCAGTAAGTTACCAGTACCTGTAATTGCTAAAGAAGTAGGTAATGGCATTTCAGCTGTAATGGCAGAAAAACTGATATCTGTAGGAGTACAAGCAATTGATGTAGCTGGTGCGGGTGGGACATCTTGGGCATTAGTGGAAAGCGAACGGGCAGAAACCCCCTTACAGCGTCGCTTAGGCAAGACTTTTGCCGATTGGGGTTTACCAACAGCAGAGTGTATTACCAGCATTCGCGCTCAATTTCCCCACATACCTTTAATTGCTTCTGGGGGATTACGTCATGGCTTAGATGTAGCCAAAGCGATCGCACTAGGAGCAGATATCGCCGGTTTAGCCATGCCCTTCCTACAAGCCGCAGATGTATCAGAAACCGCACTGCAAGAGTTGGCAGAGGTATTAATTGCCGAAATCACCACCGTATTATTCTGTACTGGTAACAGAACTTTGTATCACTTACAGCAATCAAACAGTTTACACAGCATACAATAA